From Solanum stenotomum isolate F172 chromosome 2, ASM1918654v1, whole genome shotgun sequence:
TAGATAATTTTTCGTATatcataatttgtttttttggataagggttaaaatatttaatttttattcttaattcaaatattttgatttttaaaatctttctaaaattaaattaggTTGACTTTTGATAATTGTATAGACTCCTCTAAATTTTTATTAACAAATtttgattataattatttttggaatCTAGACAAAGAGGTACTAATGAATCTATATATCTGTATGTTATAAATAGCTTCTTTTTCGAATTTTAGATATTcttttaattgttcaattttatattttctgtgAAAAACACAACTAATGATCTTTGTATCTTTGTGCTTTCTTAGATTGATGTTGTCTATATCGAAAAGTATgtaaatattataaaacaatagTTTCTTATAATTGAAATTATTATCAGAATTCAGAGTACAAAGAGCTGAATGATAATATTGTCATACAAAATGAGGTAGATGAACAATATTTATCCTTCATCTCtataggaattttttttattttactatttccTTAATTGAAAttagtatcatattttttatatttaacttGACAATTTTGTCATGAGAAAAGTCTAGAAGATAATACTTTTGGTGTTAAATGAGAGTACTAgtgaatatttttcatattttacaaatgaaatgacaaaaaaaaaaagatgcagaaaaaaaattacaccgagtactggttttttttttttttaccctccctaggaACTCCCATCcctttttgctcccttggtgactcgaactcgcaacatttgggttggaagtgaggggtgcttaccatccgagcaactccctctcgtcgaGTACTGGTGGTTGTTGTActcaaaacacaaaattaaaaaaaggaaagacaaCTACTTTTTCAAAAGTTAGCTCTTCTACTTTGCACTATGAGGAATTTTTGTCATCATAGTAAGCACTCTCTTTACTCCTTTTGACATTCAttttcttctcaaaaaaaaCACAATCATCTTCCAACACTCACTAAAAGCTTACTCTCTAAGCtctcttctttcattttttttttctatctatCTATTTTCTCTATGCATCATGAACAACATGAACACCAACTCTGCTATAACATTGCTCATTGTCTTGTTTTTTTCCTTGATTCTTGCATCCGTAAACGCGGTATCTTCCTCAATCAAAACTGATGCTGAATCACTCTTGCTATTCAAGAACATGATACAAAAAGACCCTTCTGGTGTTTTATCAGGATGGCAACTTAAAAACAATCCATGTTCATGGAATGGTGTAACTTGCAATAGTCTTGGAAGAGTAACAAATCTTGATCTTCAACAATCTGAACTTGTTGGAGAggtttctttttctcctttcaaTTCTCTAGATATGTTAACTGTCCTTAATCTATCATCGAATTCGTTTTATGTAAATGCATCAACCTCTTTAACTCAGTTACCTTATAGTTTGAAACAACTTGAACTTTCATTCACTGGCTTAGCAGGCTATGTACCTGAGAATTTCTTTGCAAAATGTCCAAATCTTGAATATGTTAGTCTTTCTTTCAATAACATAACAGGTTCTTTGCCTCAGAATTTCTTGTTGCATACTGATAAGTTACAGTATCTTGCAATGGACTATAATAATCTTACAGGATCAATTTCTGATATCAAGATTGAGAGTTGTAATTCATTGTTACGACTCGATTTGTCAGGGAATCAGATAATGGATTCAATTCCTTCTGCTTTATCTAATTGTACAACTCTTCAAGAATTGGTTTTGTCTGAGAATTTCTTCTCTGGTTCAATTCCAACTTCTTTTGGTGAGCTTATAAGTTTGCAAAGATTGGATCTTTCTAAGAATCATTTATCCGGTTGGATCCCATCTGAATTAGGAAACTCATGTAGTTCACTTGTGGAACTCAAGTTTTCTAATAACAATATCACTGGTTCAATCCCGAATTCATTCTCATCATGTTCTTCTCTTCAAAATCTTGATTTGTCGAATAATAATCTAACCGGTCCATTCCCTGATTCCATCCTACAGAATTTAGCTTCTTTAGAGTCTTTGCAAATGAGTAGTAACAAGATTTCTGGTTCATTTCCTGCTTCTCTTTCATATTGCAAGAAACTCCGCGTTGTAGACTTTAGCTCCAACATGATCAATGGGATGATTCCACCAGATTTATGCTCTGGAGCTTCATCATTGGAAGAACTGAGAGCACCTGATAACTCACTTTATGGTCCAATTCCATCTCAATTGTCTCAATGTTCACAGCTCAAGACTATTGATTTTAGCTTGAACTATTTGAACGGTTCGATTCCATCAGAGCTAGGAAAACTTGAGAAACTTGAGCAGCTTATTGCTTGGTACAATAGTTTGGAAGGGAGCATACCAGCAGAGTTGGGAAAATGCAGCAACTTGAAGAATCTTATACTTAATAACAACTACTTGAGTGGGAAAATTCCAGTTGAATTGTTTAATTGTGGTAATCTTGAGTGGATTGCTCTCACAAGTAATGGACTAAGTGGTGAGATTCCTAAAGAATTTGGCCATCTTTCAAGGCTGGCTGTTTTGCAACTAGCAAATAATAGCTTGAGTGGTCAGATTCCAAGTGAATTAGTCAATTGTAGTAGCTTGGTTTGGTTGGATTTGAGTAGCAATAGGTTAACCGGGGAGATCCCACCGCGACTTGGTAGGCAGCAAGGGGCTAAAGCATTGAGTGGGATTCTATCAGGTAACACTTTGGTGTTTGTCCGAAATGTAGGTAATTCGTGCAGAGGCGTTGGAGGATTGCTTGAGTTCTATGGGATACATCCTGAAAGGCTTTTACAGGTTCCATCATTAAAGAGTTGTGATTTCACTAGGCTGTATTCTGGTCCAGTTCTTAGTGCTTTTACTCGGTATCAGACTATCGAGTACCTTGATCTTTCGTACAACGAGCTTCGTGGGAAAATCCCTGATGAATTTGGTGATATGATAGCTTTGCAAGTTCTTGTTATATCACATAATCATTTGTCAGGAGAGATTCCTTCATCACTTGGAGGGCTAAAGAATTTGGGAGTGTTTGATGCATCACATAACAGATTGCAGGGTCAAATTCCTGATTCGTTTTCACTTCTTTCTTTCTTGGTGCAGATTGACTTGTCTAATAATGAATTGACAGGACAAATTCCACAAAGGGGTCAGCTTAGTACACTTCCTGCAAGCCAATATGCAAACAATCCAGGACTCTGTGGGGTTCCATTGTCTGAATGCCAGTATAACTCACCTGCCACGAATACTGGAGACGGAGGAGGAGGAAAAAGAAGTTCAACTGCATCATTGGCTAATAGCATTGTTCTTGGAGTTCTCATTTCCATTGCCTCAGTATGCATTTTGATTGTTTGGGCTATTGCTATGCGTGCAAGGCGTAGAGAGGCTGAAGGAGTGAAAATGCTTAGTAGTTTGAGTACTAACTATGCAGCTTCATCATGGAAGATTGACAAAGAGAAGGAGCCATTAAGCATCAATGTAGCAACTTTCCAAAGACAACTTAGGAAGCTGAAGTTCTCACAACTTATCGAGGCCACGAATGGATTCTCAGCTGCAAGCCTCATCGGTTCTGGAGGATTCGGAGAAGTCTTCAAGGCAACATTGAAGGATGGATCAAGTGTTGCAATCAAGAAACTCATCAGGTTAAGTTGCCAAGGTGACCGAGAGTTCATGGCTGAAATGGAGACATTAGGAAAGATCAAGCACAAGAACCTTGTACCTCTCTTAGGATACTGCAAGGTTGGTGAGGAAAGACTTCTAGTTTACGAGTTCATGGAATATGGCAGCCTAGAAGAAATGCTTCACGGGAAGACAAGAATGCCTGATAGAAGGATCCTAACATGggaggaaaggaaaaaaatagcCAGAGGAGCAGCCAAAGGACTCTGCTTCCTTCACCACAATTGCATCCCACACATCATACACCGCGACATGAAGTCAAGCAACGTGCTATTAGACAACGAAATGGACGCCAGGGTGTCTGATTTTGGCATGGCAAGGCTGATAAGCGCACTGGACACACACCTCAGTGTGTCCACACTAGCAGGAACACCAGGATATGTACCACCTGAGTACTATCAAAGTTTTAGGTGCACAGCAAAGGGTGACGTGTACTCGTTTGGAGTCGTGCTTCTTGAACTCTTGACAGGGAAAAGGCCAACAGATAAGGAAGATTTTGGTGACACAAACTTGGTTGGATGGGTGAAAATGAAAGTAAGAGAAGGGAAATCAATGGAAGTAATTGATCAAGAATTGTTATCAGTGACTAAAGGGAATGATGAAGCAGAAGTTTTAGAAGTTAAAGAGATGGTAAGGTACTTAGAGATAACAATGCAATGTGTAGAGGATTTTGCATCAAAAAGGCCTAATATGTTACAAGTTGTGGCTATGTTGAGAGAACTAATGCCTGGAAGTAGTTCAAGCAACAGTGGCTAAACAGCAAaccagaaacaaaaaaaaaggaaaaaaagaagaaaaaaaccaaAAGAATGTAAAAttctttcttgttttgtttgtgCAAGTATTCATCTGCATTTGTATTTAGTCAACaacctttcttatttttttgcaaTATTATTCCCATGTTTTAAGAATCTTGTGTATGGATATTGATAACATGTACTAATAATGTATCTCAATGCTCAatcataaatatgtatatacaattttcactaAACTAACTCAAGAATGTGAAGATTTATCTAAATATATGGAAGCATCATTATTTTAGCCACTATAAAAAGAGGTAGTtgtgtaaaaaaaatgaaaagggaaagaagcacatataaacaaaaaatgaaaaacattgtATCCATGCATATACAACATCTCATTCTAATTGAAATCGCGCGAATATTGTAactgtatatatgtatattatgtatatgttttCAAAGCAGaagttaaatatttgtatttttcttctGTGATTTTAATTCCTATAACTAAGGAAGTTAGCATTTCAGTTTCCTTAAATTTCCAAACCCAACTCCATTATTAGTAtaccttcaaaaaaaaaaaaaaaacaatgtagAGCAAATAAAAGCATCAAGATATAAATGGCACCTTTGATTGTTTTGATTCATTATAATGGAGAATGggatagtaataataattttgtagaTTGTTCCATAGAAGCGGTGGGTATCAATACGGATATTGATTTCAAATCCTCTATATGTTGATACTTCTATTAATTCTTTTGAATTTCATTCTAAAATCAACGACTTTTCAATATCGATGTTGAAACGAAACAATATAGAATTCCGAGTATACATACAATTGAAGAAAGAATAGGAAACTTTCAAATACTATCCATCATGTATAACTTGTAAAGTTATTGGCATACATTCTACACTTTCAAGTGCTAAAGTTGAAGATGGAATTATCAATACCAATTTGATTGCTATTGGTGTCAACAACACAAACACTTTATATTTTATTGGTTACAATCATATGATTGTCCGAGAGACTGTATTTTAATGAATGCAATATTATTGAGTGTATTACTAAAACTTTACTAACAGAATGTCAAGTTTACAAGAATTTTTTCTCACTAATAtctatgataaaaataattatgctATTCAAATGATGTTTCAATTTAAGGTGAAAAGTTTAAATACGTCAAGgtattatcaattaaaaataataattatgtataCATTCTACATCCTCTAAAATAAATGATGTATATACTTATGTAACGAGTTTCTTAGGCAAATGTATTCAATCAGTTCAGTATTATTTATAATGTTTCACTCAAAGAATATTTATGAATACACTATAAATTTATGTGTACATTGTTGATTGTGTATACATAAAAATGTTGTGTATTCATTCAATTAGTTTATGTATACAATTAAACGTATGGTTTCTGCTGCAATGTATACACATTTATGTATACATTAAATATGACTAATTCATGTATTGATTCAATTACTAGTTGTATACATTAAATATTGATTCAACTACTAGTTGTATACATTAAATTGAATGACTTTATACCAATGTATACACAATCATGTATACAAttattatatgtgttttattttAGTAATTCAAACCAAATGGCATTACTAATGAAGCATCTTCAAATACTTTCTCTTGTAAAAAATTTTAAGAATTGCAGTAAATAAAATTCTATAAACAGATTCTACATTCAAGTTACACACTGTTTTGTACTTACaccaccaaaaaaaatatagaattaagatttatttttccgaAAAAACTCATGAGATCCCTTTTACccatgaaaataaatataaaaaaaataacacattatAATCTCAATTTTTTCCCAATTAAATTGAAATCTTCAATTCCACAATAAAAAATCCATATAGTTTTGGCAATGACggattcaatatatatatatatatatatatatatatatatatatatatatgaaagagCAAATATAGTCAAGAACAATGAAAAGAAACGATTTAGTATATTATCATACATTGGGT
This genomic window contains:
- the LOC125855438 gene encoding serine/threonine-protein kinase BRI1-like 2; this encodes MNNMNTNSAITLLIVLFFSLILASVNAVSSSIKTDAESLLLFKNMIQKDPSGVLSGWQLKNNPCSWNGVTCNSLGRVTNLDLQQSELVGEVSFSPFNSLDMLTVLNLSSNSFYVNASTSLTQLPYSLKQLELSFTGLAGYVPENFFAKCPNLEYVSLSFNNITGSLPQNFLLHTDKLQYLAMDYNNLTGSISDIKIESCNSLLRLDLSGNQIMDSIPSALSNCTTLQELVLSENFFSGSIPTSFGELISLQRLDLSKNHLSGWIPSELGNSCSSLVELKFSNNNITGSIPNSFSSCSSLQNLDLSNNNLTGPFPDSILQNLASLESLQMSSNKISGSFPASLSYCKKLRVVDFSSNMINGMIPPDLCSGASSLEELRAPDNSLYGPIPSQLSQCSQLKTIDFSLNYLNGSIPSELGKLEKLEQLIAWYNSLEGSIPAELGKCSNLKNLILNNNYLSGKIPVELFNCGNLEWIALTSNGLSGEIPKEFGHLSRLAVLQLANNSLSGQIPSELVNCSSLVWLDLSSNRLTGEIPPRLGRQQGAKALSGILSGNTLVFVRNVGNSCRGVGGLLEFYGIHPERLLQVPSLKSCDFTRLYSGPVLSAFTRYQTIEYLDLSYNELRGKIPDEFGDMIALQVLVISHNHLSGEIPSSLGGLKNLGVFDASHNRLQGQIPDSFSLLSFLVQIDLSNNELTGQIPQRGQLSTLPASQYANNPGLCGVPLSECQYNSPATNTGDGGGGKRSSTASLANSIVLGVLISIASVCILIVWAIAMRARRREAEGVKMLSSLSTNYAASSWKIDKEKEPLSINVATFQRQLRKLKFSQLIEATNGFSAASLIGSGGFGEVFKATLKDGSSVAIKKLIRLSCQGDREFMAEMETLGKIKHKNLVPLLGYCKVGEERLLVYEFMEYGSLEEMLHGKTRMPDRRILTWEERKKIARGAAKGLCFLHHNCIPHIIHRDMKSSNVLLDNEMDARVSDFGMARLISALDTHLSVSTLAGTPGYVPPEYYQSFRCTAKGDVYSFGVVLLELLTGKRPTDKEDFGDTNLVGWVKMKVREGKSMEVIDQELLSVTKGNDEAEVLEVKEMVRYLEITMQCVEDFASKRPNMLQVVAMLRELMPGSSSSNSG